Part of the Salinigranum rubrum genome is shown below.
AGCGCTCGACGGTCAGTTCGACGCAGCGTTCGATGAGTCGCGTGTCGGCGTCGGGTGCGTCCGCGATTGCGCCGGTGACGCCCTCGGTGTCGTCGAGTTCGACCGCCGCCGTCGTCTCGGCGTCGAGCGCGAACGCGGACCCGATTTCGATGGCGAGCGCGTTCAACACGGTGCCGGCACCCAGCGCGACTGCGCGACCCTTCATACTCCCCTCGTGTGTGAACGCCTCGTTTAGGTGTGACGGTTCGCGCGACCCGAGAGCGGGAGACGGAACCCAGCCCCTCTTTACCACCCGGAGACTACCACCCTCGTATGAGCGCGCCTCACCGGAACGACGTCGCTCCGAGCACGCTCTCGATATCGTTGCTCGAGGAGGGCGTCGAGGTGGAGTACATCGACGGACGGACGACCTTCTACCGCGGCGTTCCCGAGAAGGTTTCCACCCTCACGACGAAGCCCGGCCGCGACCTCCACGTCCTCGTCACCGACCCGACCGACTCGGAGGGCGTTTTGGTGTACGTCAACGACCTCAAGACCCACGACGACATCCTCGAATCCACGGGCGTCGGCCGCGTTATGCTCGACCAGGAGGAAGAGGAGGAACTCTTCCCGGGGGTAGTCGTCCGTCGCATCGGCGAACTCCGGTTCGCGGTCGACGCCGACCCCGACGTGGCCCGGGGCCGCGTGTTCGCGTTCGTCGAGGACGACTGGGGCGAGGACTCCTACGAGTTCGTCGCAGACGACGGTGAGAGCGGGGGCGAGACGGACGACGCCGGGAGGGAGA
Proteins encoded:
- a CDS encoding DUF5796 family protein codes for the protein MSAPHRNDVAPSTLSISLLEEGVEVEYIDGRTTFYRGVPEKVSTLTTKPGRDLHVLVTDPTDSEGVLVYVNDLKTHDDILESTGVGRVMLDQEEEEELFPGVVVRRIGELRFAVDADPDVARGRVFAFVEDDWGEDSYEFVADDGESGGETDDAGRESVE